TTAGTCCCACAATCAAATCATTACCGATATTCATTGGCAAGTTACCGGGGTAGCTGGGAATGAATTTTGGGTGGTTGAGGTCAGGATGACCGCCGATCGCATTCAGGACATTAGCAGCTATGGTCATATGTAGCATTTCTTCACGCACTATTGACAAAATAATGCGAACAACCTCTTGATTGCGACCGGGTTTGATGGAGTATAAGGCAGTCAGGTAGGGGGGAATGGTAGCATGTTCTAACCTGATGGCTGACTGGAGGTATTGGTACAGTTCAGCAGTGTTAGTTTTAGAACGGATTTCTTGAATGATTTCGGCGCGGAGTTTCAGCATCAAATTCTCCTTCAGGTGCGATCGCTGTTGATTTTTCGGGCTGCTTTAAAGCTTTGGTAGAATTGGGCCTTGGCACCAAGGTCTTCAATTTCCTCAATCTCGACAGGTGGTGCTGACACCAATGCTTCTTTTGAATCTACCTTTGGCTGCTGCCAAGAAAGCTTCTGTTCACCGTAGACTAAGGCGTAACTACCATCTGGTGTTTTCTGACGCAACCATTTGAGAATAGTCTCTTGCTTGGGGTGGGATAAATCGCGGGTAACGGGCATAAAATTGGGATTACTGGGATCTAGAGAAAAAGCCAGTTCCAGAATGGCGCGGTGTTCCTTCACTGACTCATAGTCACCGAGGTTCACCAATCTCTTACTCATAATCGGATAGAGATTGCTGTATTGTTGGAGGATTGGCTGAATGTGTTCGATCCATGTGGGTTGTTCGGGAACCACATACTCGTCGTGCAGCAGCAGATAGATAAAATCGAATTGCTGTTGTTGTCCTTCAATTTGCCCTTCTAGTTGGTATTGAATCATGTAGACTTGACCATCTAGATACTTGCGGGGATTATTAGGATTAGTGGTAACGATGGTCAACTCAGCTTTGCCGTCAGCATCTGTACTCAAACTGGTAGGAAAGGAAACCGCTGAGGCTGGCGTATTAATCACAGGGATGGTGGCTTTGGGAGGTTTTGGATCTGTTGGTCGCCCGCCTCCTTGGCCTGGAAGTGGGGGTAAAACAGCAGCCGTTATTTTGGTGTCAGTCAACGGTTTACCGTAGCCCACAGCAAACAAGTTAGTTTGCACTGTCTCTCCCGGTTCGACTCGGTGAACAAAATTATCAGCACGAATTAGTAAACCGTTCACACTCTCTCGAATGGCTACTACCCCATTGGTTCTATTGCTCATCTTAATCAGGGCGAGGGGCTTGTTTTGAATTGACTCAAATACCTCTGGCTGCAATTTCACAGCCCAAATTCCAGAGGTTTGACGCAGCCAGTCTTGTTCACGGTAGGGGATTGTTGTACCCAGTGCAATAAAATCGCTATTTTTGCTGACTTGCCCAGACTCTTTGGTATTTTCGTCTGTAAGTACCGCCAACTGAAGATCGTTAATGTTTTTCAGACTTCCATAGCCATCGATGAGGGGTAAAGCATTGGCAAAATCGGCGAATACTGTTTTTGTGTCTTCGTCTACACGACAATCGAAGAAGTTAATATTATCGGCTGTTCTTTCGCCGTTGAGAGGAACCATACGCCGACCGAGAACAAAAGAGCGGGGTTCATTGGGTCTATAGGGGGCGATCGCACCAATAACTGTACCAATGGTGAAACGATTGGAGGTACTGTTTGTACTATAGCCGAAAGTAGCCAGCCGTATTGATAGTAACCCGTCGCTAATTGCTGCCTTGAGTTCTTTTAAAAAGCGAGAGTTGTGTAAGTTATCGCCCCATTCTAAATCGGTGAGTACCGATTGGAAACTAGCCGAGGCAGTCTGATCTCCTGGAGATGCGCCTTCCTGACGACCAAATAAGATGTCTCGAAAGGCGGCTGGCTGGAAATTAGCAGTTAGCAAATGAGGTATCTTACCGTCGGTGAGTCGAATTTTCAACCCCCAAATCTGCGAGGCTAGCTGCCATTGCGGATCAAGATCTACTAACTTACCACCAACGCGATCGTTAGAACCGTCGATGAAAAGACCGACTGCTGGATCAACAGTGGCATCTGTGGTACCGCTACCATCTTGGTAGTGAACAGATTGCACTTTGCAGTTGATTAAACGGTACGCCCCAGAGCCAATTGGATTCCACCAACCGTTGGCCACATTTCCTTGCTGGAAGTTTTGAAACCGCTCCTCAAACGTTGCATTATCGAAGTGGCGAACATCATTATTGACAGTTGAGACATCTGCTTGGAAGTCGCCTGCAAATGTCAGCCGCAGGTTATCTAAATAACTCATTATTATTCCGGTTTTTTCAGTGTGAATAACTGGTTTCTTGTTTTATAACTGGGAAAAACGCGGTTTATTAGGCTTATTTACAATCATTTACTATTATGCTATTTCATAGCCTATTTACAAGGATTTTGCAATTTAAAATGCTTTTAAAAATCCTAATTTACTCTATTTCAGCCTTAAATAATAGTGATTAATTTAAAATTTTACATCTCTTAAAATTCTTTAATTACTCTAGAAATAAAAAATTCAATGATTGAAAGCATTTTCACATAAAAAATGAATTTATTAACTCTAAAATCAATGAAAGAAAAGTATTAGGCGAATATAATTCGCTACTACACAGGCAAAGTCCCTTCGGGTGACGCTCGCGCTTCTCGCGCTTCGCTCTTGAGATCGCCAGTCGCCTGGGTCGGGCTAACCCTACCAAGAGCGCTGGACTCACCGCCTTTGCGGACTAACACAAAATCAAGGGTTTGGAACCCACGGAGGTGGGTTTGGTCTGTGTAGCCGCGATTTATAATCGCCTGGGCAAGTAACATATTAGACTTTTCAAACAACCTATTACAGCCAATTCATTTGTTGTCAAAATTTTTGGAAATGGTATTAATTGTTTGAATTTCACAAAAAAAACTACAAATGCAAATTTCTACTCAATCAGCGCAAAGTCAGAAACAGACTTAATCCCTGGTTCCTGTCCCCGCAATACAGAATTACCATTGAACAACTGACGCTGATCGATAGATTGGGCATTGAGCCAGTCTGATGCTTGCATCTGCCCAGTTTGACTGTAAGCTGCTAGGGCATTTTCATAACAAACTGCTCTGACATGTTCTTCAGGAATGCCCCTGTCTAACATTAACTGAGCAGTTTTCGGAACAGCTAACGGATCGCTGATACCCCAATCAGCACTACTATCTACAATAATGCGAGTACATCCATATTGGCGGACAATCTCTACCATCCTAGCGTTACCCATCTTCGTCTGTGGGTAAATTGTGAAAGCTGCCCAAAAGCCCCTTTCTAGAACTTCCTCAACGGTTTCTTCGTTGTTGTGGTCAATAATTACTTGTGATGGATCTAAGCCATATTCAATGCATCGATCCATGCTACGGCTAGCACCCGCCTTTTTATTGCGATGGGGAGTATGAATTAGCACTAGCATATCGAGTTCTTTAGCTAATTCTAATTGCTGGCAGAAGTATTTATCTTCTACTTCTGTCATGTCGTCATAGCCAATTTCACCAATGGCTACAACTCCCTCTTTACAAGCATAAAGCGGTAGCAGTTCCATAACTTCTGCTGCTAGGGCTTCGTTGTTAGCTTCTTTCGGGTTTAAGCCAATTGTGCAGTAATGTTGGATGCCGAACTGTTTAGCACGAAACCTTTCCCAACCCACAAGACTGCTAAAGTAGTCTTTGAATGTGCCAGCGCTAGTCCGGGGTTGTCCTAGCCAAAAGGCTGGTTCAATAACGGCAACAATGCCATACTCCCGCATTACCAAGTAATCATAGGTAGTACGGGAACACATGTGAATGTGAGGATCAATGAATATCATACTATTGCTATACGATAGATAAATTTCTAATTACGAATGACGAATTACTAAGACAAGCTACTCCAACTCAAATCACCTCGTTGAATAGATGAGTGCAAATCTGGGTAACGTGAGAGTAATACTTGCGCTTCGGGTAAAGGAGATTCAGCACAAGCTAATGCTGCTGCTGCTTGAGAAGCTGTATCACCATCAGCTAGGACTTTTTCCAAATCTGCAATGATTGCAGTATCAGCAAACCGTCCCACAGGTCGCCAAAGTTCTGGTGACACTGGGCGTTTGGCTGCCCAACGTTCATGAGCATAGTCTGCTAGCATCCTCGCTAATTCTGGGTTAGCACGACTATCCAAACCCCAAATTAAATGCAATGGACTGCCTACAAACAAAGCTTTCAGCACCATCTGATTCCAGGCAATATCATCTAAATATTTTGCCGGATAAGGGTTGCGTAGTGCGATCGCACTGAAAACATTACTCATGTTACTGCGAATTCCCTCGGCAGCCCGTTGACGATGTAACTCTGGATGTGGCAACAAGGGCAAACTTTGATACAGGACAACTAACTCCCCCATATCGGCGGTGGTAAAAACTTGATCGAGCGATCGCAGATACTGCTGTGTATCATCGCACTGCAAAGCCAGAAGCAAGAGTGTGCGACCTGCTTGATCTACACTCCAATGACCAGGATACCAACCAGGAAGTACAGCCTGTGCTGCTTCTAAGTCCTCAGATGTTAACTGCAAACTCTCCTTACCTAGATAACGCGGCACAGCACTGAAAGCAGTAAAAAATACTCGCTCAGCAGCGCCGCTAGCAATCTGTGCCTGCTTCTGTTCTAGCCAAGCAATACTTTTGTCTGAAGCAGACTTTAACAGCCATTGATGCAGTAACTCGTTTACCCTAGCCATGATTGATTCAGAAGAAGTCTCCTAACTTTTTTCTTTGATAGACAAGTGTCAAACTTGCGACTAAAATGCATACTTTCTTATTAAAACACACCTCAAACTCATCTAGTAATTTTACTGAATCTATAAGAATATCTTAGTTTAAATAAGATACTGTAAAGATATTATTGAAAACAGATAAAAACTACACTTGTTTTCAGCAAAAACATTTAGAGTATATGTAACAATATCGATTGCCAGCCCCAAAGCTAAACTACCTACTAGTCTTAACATAATTTGTCAAATCTTGCGTATGGGCTGTTAACTGTTGTAGGAACGTTGCAACCTTGCGCCCCTACGTTAACTGATAACAGCCATCACTCATTTGAATCATTGATTGATTGGCTCAATTAGTCTAGTGAGTTATTTCTGGCTGCAAGTGCTGGCATAGATTTATATTTCTCAATTTGCTGCCAATCTTAATTTAAGTGGTGCATGTATTTCCAGTTAATTAAAAAGTCATATTAGCAAAATGTTTATTGAACAAAATACTGTCCTCAATTTGCAACCACTTAAACAATGTGTCCGTGTGTTCTTTAATTATGATGTTCACTTCACTAGAGGTCTGTTTGAGTTAAATAATCCTTTATTGGCGCAAGTAATTGGCGCAGATAAACAGACAACAGCAAAACAAGTGGTAACAGTAATAGATGGAGGATTATTACAGTATCAAAGTGAGTTATTAGAAAAATTATCAGTTTATGCCCAGCGTTATGAAGATATATTCACCTTAAGCGGCGAGCCGATAATAGTTTCCGGTGGAGAAACAGTTAAGAACGATTCTAGATTTGTAGAGCAAATTCATCAGCGCATCAATATATGTGGATTGTGTCGTCACTCCTACGTGTTAGCCATTGGCGGAGGGGCTGTGCTAGACATGGCAGGATATGCAGCAACAACTGCTCACCGAGGAATTCGGCTGTTGCGAGTGCCGACTACAGTGTTAGCGCAAAACGATTCGGGTGTAGGGGTAAAAAATGGCATTAATGCCTTCGGCAAGAAAAACTTTCTCGGCACATTCATGCCACCTTATGCTGTATTAAATGACTTTGATTTTCTAACTACTCTTGATGAGCGAGATTGGCGTTCTGGTATTGCAGAAGCTGTGAAAGTAGCGCTGATTAAAGATGGCGATTTCTTCGATTTCATCATGAATTATGCCGATAAATTAGCTAAGCGAGACATGGAAATCATGGAAAAGTTAATTTATCGGTGTTCTCAGTTGCATTTAGAGCATATTGCTGGTAGCGGCGACCCCTTTGAAATGGGTTCATCACGTCCTTTAGATTTCGGACATTGGGCTGCCCATAAACTAGAACATTTAACAAATTACAGTTTACGTCACGGTGAAGCCGTAGCTATTGGCATTGCCTTGGACAGCACCTATTCATATTTAACAGGACTACTTTTGCAATCAGAGTGGCAAAGGATTTTAGGCACACTGAAGAAATTAGGGTTTACATTGTACGTATCGGCACTGACAAAGCAATTAGATCAACCAGATCATCCCCATTGCCTATTTAGAGGACTTACCGAGTTCCGTGAACACTTAGGAGGAGAATTGACAATCACCCTTCTAGAAGCAATTGGGCAGGGTAGAGAAGTTCACCAAGTGGATTTGTCTTTGTACAAAAAAGCAATTTTGATGCTGCAAGATCATTCGTGAGAGTTTAAAACAATTAGGACTTACGCAAGTGTGTTATTTTTTTCTTGTGGGTTTTACTGGGTCAAAAGGCGCTCCTGTCGGCAACTCCCGAACCAAGTGGACGATGTGGCGTCCAAGACTGCGACCCCCTCACCGCACGCAACTGGCTCCCCTTGACTATTCACTCAGTACTGCGATCGCAGAAAATATGTGTGCCAGTTGCGTAAGTTCTGTAATCTAAAATTACCCTGAAGGGTACTATCGAAAAATAATCTCTGCAAGCATAATACTTAATCTATATATAGCAATCCGATTTGATTTCTGAATCACTCGTAGAGGTAAGGGACTGGGGACTGGGGACTGGGGACTGGGAAGAAGGAATAAAGGTGTACTGAGTTTTGTTCAAAAATCAAATATGAGTCCTATATTCAACTCAACTTGTATTGGTGGATTTGCTCCCAGCAAAGGTATAAGGAAAACGGGGGCTTTACGCTTCACGCCTCGTAAAGCGTCAATAGGGGGTAAGCGTTGGTGGGAGCTTTTCCCCATCAACGCAGTCCGCATTCCCTGTTGCCTTTTACCTACTTATTACTTAAGAACGCTTTTACTAACAAAGATACAAAAATAAGAGCAAGCAAAATGAACACAAATCTAAAAAACTACCGCTGGATTAAAACTAATTCCCCCATCGCCTCGTCGCGAACCGATGATATCTGGTTCTTCAACCCGCAAGAAGGCTGGCTAGTCAACAGCAACGGGCAGGTGAGCGTTACCCAAGACGGAGGGTCAAGCTGGACTACCAAGTATCAACTACCTCCCAACTTGCCAGGAAGGCCTTATTTACGATGTATTCAGTTTGCCTCGTCCCAAGTGGGCTGGTTTGGAGCCGTGACTAACGCCAGCAAGGAAAATCCTGGGGATTATCTGAAGTATCTGCTTCACCAAACAACAGACGGTGGTAACACATGGACACCTGTGGACAACCTTCCGGAGGGTTCTCCCGGAGGCATTTGTGGTCTGTCCGTGGTTAATGAAAGGGTGGTGTATGGTTCTGGTGCTAACGATCCCAACCAACCGGGCCCCTCCATTATCAAAACAACGGATGGAGGGAAAAGTTGGAATGTTATCGATATGAGTCGCTATGCCTCAAACCTAGTCGATATCCACTTTTTTGATGAAAATCGTGGTTGGGTCGTAGGTGGGAGGAAGCAGGACAGTTGCCCACCCGATCGCCAAGGCTACGAACGCGAACCGCAGTATGCTCAGTTAAAGCCAGTCGTACTTTACACCCAGGACGGCGGCAAGACGTGGGCAAACACCGTAGCCAACATCACATCCAGCTTCGATTGTGGCGGTTGGGGTTGGAAAATTTACTGGCTCAATGAAGAGGTTGGATTCGTTTCCATAGAAAATTTCCTCAGTGGTGCCATCTTGAGAACCACGGATGGAGGCCAAACCTGGGAGATGTTTCCCGTCAATGACTGCCGCACTGGTACTGACGGCAACCATGTTGCCAACGCCAATCTCGAAGGAATCGGATTTATCAGCAAAGACTGCGGCTGGGTTGGGGGCTGGGGTGATGCTCAATTCATTGGAACGTATAACAGTTGGACTTGGAACGGTGGACAAAACTGGGTAGCTCAGGACAGCATTAAGGGCGATCCACTCAGTGATGTCCGGGTCAACTCGAATCGCTTCCGCTTCTTCTTCGAGCCACTAGTGGGTTACAGTTCGGGCAAAATGGTTTACAAGTACACAGACCAACCGTTGGCTCCTGCTCCTAGACAACTTCTGGCATCTGTGGCTACTCTGGAACTGAACTCGCTTCCATCTAGTGTACCAGGGACGGTCGAGATCCGTCTCAATGTACCCCACGAAACTAAGAAGCTTTACATCGGGTTTTGGAATTATCTGGCTTGGCACAAAGGCACGCTTGTTGATGAGGATGACCCCCAGCCTGGTACGCGGACATTCATCTGGGATGCAAAAGATAATGACGGTAACTCGCTAGTAGGTGGCACTTACATTTGTAGAGCGATGTGCGACGACATTTGTGAAAGTATCAACATTGATTTAGCCTCGTCATCATCTTCTCAATAAAAAACTTGAAATATCAATACGACTTACGCGGATTGTCATATTTTTTCAGCCAAAGCCGTCCAGAGTCAACAGTCAAATGTCCAAAAAATCTTGACCATTGACTGTTGACTGTTGACTCTTGACCCGAATATATGTGCCAGTTGCGTAAGTCCTGATCAAGTTTGACCGAGCAAATACTTTTAGTCATAGAGGGAATATCCTGATAAAACTCTTATGGGTTATCCTTTTGACCGCTCTTTCAAAGCTATAGTTGGAAATAGGGAATTGGGCAATTCCCAATACTTTTTTCTCGTATTTGCACTCCGATGAATTAGGTTAGCGCAGGCGTTGCGCGAGTCATCGAGCGTTATTACAAATTACAAATTAGTACAGCTACCATCAACACAGAATGGCGATTGATAAGTACTAGAACGCTTGCCAAAGAGAGTATAGCGGTTATCACGAATTTGTTCGTAAAAGCGATCGCCTGCCCACTTCATCCCTGGTAATGCTCGATAAGCGTCTACAAATATACTTCCTACTGGCAGTAACCGCCCAATTTCCTCAGCCGCGTTACTGCCTTGCCAACGTTTTTGAGGCTCATTGCCATCAATTAAAATCATTCCCTGTTCGCAATCTTGGGCTGTAATTCCCCACTGTAAAAGTATCTGCTCATCTTGCATGGGAGCGTAGCGAAACAACTTCCCTTCGTCTAAGCTCTCCAGCAATTGCACTAAGGTGACGCAGAGATTACAATTCCCGTCGTAAATTACGTAGTAAGTCATGAAAATAACGGCTGTTTGGGGATGATCATCTGTCTAAAGGCAATTTTAATATTATCAGGACTTACGCAACTGGCACACATATTTTTGGCGATGTCAGTCAAGAGTCAAGAGTCAATGGTCTTTTATCAAGCTTTTTTGGACTATTGACTTTTGAACGCCAGTTCGTTCAAGTCGGGAAACCCGCCCACACGACTGGCTCCTTTTGACAACCCACAAAGAAAAAAATATGACAATGCGCGTAAGTCCTAAATCTAAAGCATATCTAAAATTGCATAGTGAAGCAGTGAAAGACATTGACCGATGACAGCCATGAATCATCAGTCATCAGCCAACATGATTCTAGATGCAACTTTCATCTGAACAGATTACACTAAAACAGAGTGTTTCTTGGGGTGAGACGATGCTAGAAGATAAAATCTTAAGTGTTGATTTTGCTCAAGAAGATGCTATTTCAGAAATTGTGCCGCGATCGCCCCTCATTTCCAGTTATCATGCTCGCTGGAATGGCATTCGTTTAGATCATCATCGACAGCCTGCCCACGAAACCCCCGAACATTCTTTTCAACAGCATATTATCACCATTTGCCTAGAACCTGGTGTCACCAAAGCAGAACGAGTGTTCAACGGACGCCTCCAGGATGAGCATATAGCTTATGGGGATGTTGTGGTTATTCCGGCAAACACCCATCACATATCGCGTTGGCAATCAGAAGTCGAATTTCTAATCCTGAGTCTAGAACAAGCTTTTTTCACTCGTGCTGCTTTTGAGTCAATAGATTTTCAAAGCGTTGAAATCACACCACACTTTGCCGCATCTAATCCTCTGATTCAGCAGATCGGGTTGGCACTCAAGTCCGAGTTAGAATCAGATCACAGGGGTAGTCGCATCTACATTGAATCTCTCACAACGACACTGTGTATTCACCTGCTGAAACACTATTCTGTATCCAGTGATCAGATTTTTTCTGACTCTAACGCTAAAGGTCTTTCACCCCGGAAGTTGCAACAAGTAATTGACTACATTAACGATAACTTAGAAAAAGATTTGAGTTTGGCTGAAATTTCTCAAGTAGTGGGAATGAGTATTTATCATTTTTCCCGGCTATTCAAACTGTCAACAGGTTTTACACCTCATAAATATGTAATGAATAGCAAAATTGCCAAAGCAAAATATTTATTGACTAAAACTGACAACTCTATAGAGCAAATATTTGAAAAAGTGGGTTTTCAAAGTCAAAGTCACTTCACAAATGTCTTTCGTAAACAGATTGGTATCACACCAAAAGTCTACAGGGAAAAATCAAATAAAGGATAAACTAGTATTTTTCAGTTTATCAAATGACCAGGCATGAGTTGTCAAAAAATATTTTTTACTTTTGACCGAGAATTGTACTCAGCATGTACACTAGGATATCAGAAGTTGTTTAATAAGTAGAAAAGATTCTTTTATACTTATTAGACATTTCTTCATTTCAGACTTCATCGTTTACACTTCATCCTTCATGAGATACAAACTCTTAGGTAAAAGCGGGTTACGAGTCTCAGAACTGTGCTTAGGCACCATGACCTTTGGTGAAGACTGGGGTTGGGGTGCATCTGTCGATGAAAGCCGTAAAATCTTTGATACCTTTGTGGAAGCAGGGGGTAATTTTCTTGACACGGCTAATGGTTACACTGATGGCAGTAGTGAAAAAATTGTCGGTGAATTGATTGCCCAAGACCGGGAACGTTTTGTAGTTGCTACTAAGTATTCCTTTCCTTTGCGGATGAATGAGAGTAAGGGCGACCCCAATGCTAGTGGCAATCATCGCAAGAATTTGGTGCAATCGCTAGAAGGTAGCCTAAAACGGCTGAATACCGACTACATTGATTTATTTTGGTTACATGCTTGGGACTTCACAACGCCAGTAGAAGAAGTCATGCGATCGCTTGATGATGTGGTTCGCCAAGGTAAAGTACTTTATATCGGTATTTCTGATGCACCCGCTTGGATCATTGCCCAAGCTAACACAATCGCCCAATATCAAGGATGGACGCAGTTTGTCGCTTTGCAAATTGAGTATAATTTGATTCAGCGGACACCAGAACGGGATTTGCTACCATTGGCAAAAGCTTTTGATTTAGCAGTGACACCGTGGGCACCTCTGGCTGGTGGTGTCTTGACAGGTAAGTATAACAAGCCGCTGCAACCAGGTGAAGAACAGGGACGATTTGCAAATGCGGCGGCGGGAAGTATTTCAGAACGCAGTTTAGCGATCGCTGATGTTGTTAGTCAAGTTGCTTTTGAAATTGGACGTACACCTTCACAGGTAGCAATAGCTTGGTTACGCGCTCAAAGTGGCATAATTATCCCGATTATTGGCGCACGCAAGCTGACGCAGTTTCAAGATAACTTGGCGAGTCTAGATGTCACCTTATCAGCAGAGCATCTGCAACGCCTGAATCAAGTCAGTCAAATTGAACTTGGTTTTCCCCATGACTTCTTACAGAGTGATATGGTGCGCGATCGGCTTTTCGGTGGCACATTCAACACCATAGAGAATCATCGCGTGTAAGTGAGTAAATCTAACATTTCTCTAGTATGAAAAAGATAATAGCTTAATATCCTGCTAAAACCATCTGTCTAGAGAGAGTTCCAAAAACTAAACCACTATCTGTAGACTGTTTATATCGATCCAAGACGGTAGAATCATGAGCGACAACACAATTGCATCACGTCTATACCCTACCCGCATTGACATTCCTGCCCAAGCTAGAACACAAATTGTAGTAATTCTTAACCAAACCTTGGCAGCTACCTT
Above is a window of Nostoc sp. UHCC 0702 DNA encoding:
- a CDS encoding TatD family hydrolase; this encodes MIFIDPHIHMCSRTTYDYLVMREYGIVAVIEPAFWLGQPRTSAGTFKDYFSSLVGWERFRAKQFGIQHYCTIGLNPKEANNEALAAEVMELLPLYACKEGVVAIGEIGYDDMTEVEDKYFCQQLELAKELDMLVLIHTPHRNKKAGASRSMDRCIEYGLDPSQVIIDHNNEETVEEVLERGFWAAFTIYPQTKMGNARMVEIVRQYGCTRIIVDSSADWGISDPLAVPKTAQLMLDRGIPEEHVRAVCYENALAAYSQTGQMQASDWLNAQSIDQRQLFNGNSVLRGQEPGIKSVSDFALIE
- a CDS encoding EboA family metabolite traffic protein, with translation MARVNELLHQWLLKSASDKSIAWLEQKQAQIASGAAERVFFTAFSAVPRYLGKESLQLTSEDLEAAQAVLPGWYPGHWSVDQAGRTLLLLALQCDDTQQYLRSLDQVFTTADMGELVVLYQSLPLLPHPELHRQRAAEGIRSNMSNVFSAIALRNPYPAKYLDDIAWNQMVLKALFVGSPLHLIWGLDSRANPELARMLADYAHERWAAKRPVSPELWRPVGRFADTAIIADLEKVLADGDTASQAAAALACAESPLPEAQVLLSRYPDLHSSIQRGDLSWSSLS
- a CDS encoding 3-dehydroquinate synthase; protein product: MFIEQNTVLNLQPLKQCVRVFFNYDVHFTRGLFELNNPLLAQVIGADKQTTAKQVVTVIDGGLLQYQSELLEKLSVYAQRYEDIFTLSGEPIIVSGGETVKNDSRFVEQIHQRINICGLCRHSYVLAIGGGAVLDMAGYAATTAHRGIRLLRVPTTVLAQNDSGVGVKNGINAFGKKNFLGTFMPPYAVLNDFDFLTTLDERDWRSGIAEAVKVALIKDGDFFDFIMNYADKLAKRDMEIMEKLIYRCSQLHLEHIAGSGDPFEMGSSRPLDFGHWAAHKLEHLTNYSLRHGEAVAIGIALDSTYSYLTGLLLQSEWQRILGTLKKLGFTLYVSALTKQLDQPDHPHCLFRGLTEFREHLGGELTITLLEAIGQGREVHQVDLSLYKKAILMLQDHS
- a CDS encoding DUF393 domain-containing protein, producing the protein MTYYVIYDGNCNLCVTLVQLLESLDEGKLFRYAPMQDEQILLQWGITAQDCEQGMILIDGNEPQKRWQGSNAAEEIGRLLPVGSIFVDAYRALPGMKWAGDRFYEQIRDNRYTLFGKRSSTYQSPFCVDGSCTNL
- a CDS encoding helix-turn-helix transcriptional regulator, whose amino-acid sequence is MLEDKILSVDFAQEDAISEIVPRSPLISSYHARWNGIRLDHHRQPAHETPEHSFQQHIITICLEPGVTKAERVFNGRLQDEHIAYGDVVVIPANTHHISRWQSEVEFLILSLEQAFFTRAAFESIDFQSVEITPHFAASNPLIQQIGLALKSELESDHRGSRIYIESLTTTLCIHLLKHYSVSSDQIFSDSNAKGLSPRKLQQVIDYINDNLEKDLSLAEISQVVGMSIYHFSRLFKLSTGFTPHKYVMNSKIAKAKYLLTKTDNSIEQIFEKVGFQSQSHFTNVFRKQIGITPKVYREKSNKG
- a CDS encoding aldo/keto reductase → MRYKLLGKSGLRVSELCLGTMTFGEDWGWGASVDESRKIFDTFVEAGGNFLDTANGYTDGSSEKIVGELIAQDRERFVVATKYSFPLRMNESKGDPNASGNHRKNLVQSLEGSLKRLNTDYIDLFWLHAWDFTTPVEEVMRSLDDVVRQGKVLYIGISDAPAWIIAQANTIAQYQGWTQFVALQIEYNLIQRTPERDLLPLAKAFDLAVTPWAPLAGGVLTGKYNKPLQPGEEQGRFANAAAGSISERSLAIADVVSQVAFEIGRTPSQVAIAWLRAQSGIIIPIIGARKLTQFQDNLASLDVTLSAEHLQRLNQVSQIELGFPHDFLQSDMVRDRLFGGTFNTIENHRV